The genomic DNA GTGATGTGAGGTTCGCCCTCCAACGGAACGTAGATGACGTTGTTCTGCGACGTCGCAAGCTGGATGATCCGACCCCGGTGTCAGATGCTTAAATTCTCCGCGAGGGTCGACATGAGTCTGTACGCACCATATGGGCCAAATAAGGAGACCGGGAGAGGATCAATGCGTGCAGACGATACTGCCGATTATGAACGTGCTAGATAAAATTGAATACCGAGATATCAATGAGTGCATACAGATACGCGATTTGCGGCGGAACAACTCACGAGCGAAACATCAGCGTACTGGCCAAGCTGAAAGCCGGTATGGTAAATGTGGGCCGAAATTTCTGCGTGCCTGGAACAAAGGGCTTTCGCGTCAACGGGGCTCGTGCGTAGGCAGAGCAGGATCGAGCGCATACCTCTGGTTGACTTGGTCTGCAGTGAGCTCAGGGGCGGTGTAGACTGGCTGAGCCCTGGAGGCATCAGGAGCTACAGGCGAGGATGGCGCCGGAGAAGCATAGATATTACTGGGGCCAGCCTGGTTAGAGATGCCGTTGGAGCCATGAGCGGCGGATGCATGCGAGACCTCCTGGGTTCCGTTCATCGTAGCAATTTTGGCGAGCAAGGGCACAGTTCAGGTGGCTAGGGCTTTTCGTACTTTGGTCGCCGACTGTTGGTCAAAGAATTGTCGCGGGGCTGATCACGTAAAGACCCGCATCACATGATTTGCCGCAAGGCATACATTCAGCTCATGATCACCACGCTGCAAAAAAGCCACAAGCCATATCCCAAGAGCTACAAGAGAGTATAATGGAACATACACAGAAAATATAAGTTAAATAAAACATCCTTGGGGAGAAAGATATTACTCGTCTACAGAGTCATTGGCCTCGCCCTCCATCTCTTGCAGTGCTCGTACCCGGACTGCCTTCCATACACCCTTGCGGATCGCACGCTCAGTGCCCAGACCTTCCCGAATCTCTTCCAGGCGCTCGGTAAATTCGGTACCATCATCCATGAGTTCACGCAGAAACGCAAGACTCTTTTCAAACGTCTCGATTTGGGTTTCTTGATTGATGAGCATGTTGGACTCGTAGATCGGCGGAAGGGGGACCGCATGGGGGGTAATAAACCGTCGATGAATCGGAAGCATGAGTGCACGAGCCGACGCCTCTGCGTCTTCCATCTCCCCGTTCGGTTCCGGCTTGGGCTCTCCGTTTGCTGCTCCTGGAGGTCTGGGGAGTGCGAACCTCTGTCTGTCTTCGTCAGCCTCAACATCCATGGCTCGGAACAGGGCGCCGAGAGCACGGCGGAGTGCGCTTTCGCCCTCAATGAGCTCTGATGCTGTCCGCTCGAGCTCGTTGATCGTCGTCGAGTGGAACGAATGCTGGATCGAGGGGTCGAGGACAAACGAACTGAAGCTCGAGTGTATAGATATGGGCGATGCGTAGGGAGCAGCCGACGGAGGAGTGGGGGAGCGCCGCTGTGGAAGGCGGGGTGGTGGCTCCGAGCTCTCTGTAGGGGTAGCATCCGTTTCAGCCGCTTACGTGCACGCTCCTCCATCTGAGTTCGATTCAGCTAATTGAGCGCAAGATAATGGTACCTATTGCTTGCTTACCTCCCATTCGGCGTGGCTAGGTCCCCAGCTAGAACACTTGCCAAGTTTCATCCAGCGGGCGTTGGCTTGCATTTTGTTTCCCCAGTTACCACGGTGGCGCTTGCCGTGTGCGACCGGAGGCTCGGTCTCTTCCTCATCCACGGTGCGCACGGTGGGATAGTACCACTCATTGCGGTCTCGGGATGGTGCGATACTACCAAGAGTATCAGCTGCCTATGGCATGTCAGCGCTAAACATCAGACTCACTCGATGCTATCGACAACGATATACGCCTTGTTGCTCGGCCGTGAAAATTCCGAGTCATGGGTACGGCTCAGAGGCAGCAGTGTTTGTGTCATCGAACTACCTGGGTCGTGTCGGTTGAGTGAAGGGGCTCGAGAGTGTGCTCGGTTTGAGCTCGGATAGTCCGAAACCGGGCGGTGGGGCGGAGACGCCTGGCTTTGGGTATAGCGCGCGCGGTCCATCGTCGTCCTCTGTTCGTTCATGAACTGCACTGGACCCTGGCTGACAACGATCTCTTCCTATCTTATCTTGGCACTGCCACAGACATTCAATTCTACACAATTACGATATATGCTCCGCGATGCTTCATCAGTCCCGGGCAAATCTTTCCGTCCCCTAACTGTCATTTGAGGCTCGGCTCCCAAGAGTGGAGATACAAATAGGGGAAAGAACGTGAACACGTTGGTTGGCAATGCGACAGCCCAGACGGATAGCTCAACGTGTCAATCGAAATAGAAACAGGGTAACTATTCGAGAACAATAACCTCCCGTGCAAATCGTTTAATTATACTTGGGAGGTCGGGTACCCCAGCTCACCCGAGGCAACTGCAACTACCGAAACTTAAAACCCGTGGGCGGGTATCATCATCCTGTTTAACTAAAGCCGCAAATTTTCATTGTTCCAGGAACGGGGGGGGTATGAGAAAATATAACAACAATGGAGTGCAAAAAATATATCACATCCTCGAGTTTAAACACATAACATCACGAAACAATGCAGAAGAGAGACAGAGAACAGCGAAGGTACAAAAACGAAAAACAGACACAGAGCGAAATAATAGTTATATGGTATTATCGAAGCCCAAAAGCGGGTGAGGTTACATGTCGCTGGGACAGCCGAATCAAAGGTCCGATGTCGTCTCGGGAAGACGAAGGGGAGGGGCGTGGCGAAGAAGAGTAAATGACAGTTGGTTTGATTTTTTGACTTTTTTGGGGGTGGAAGACCAAATGAGCGAGGATTAGGGCACAGGGCCGAGGGAAATAGAATAATGTGGAATGCGGGATAGCAGATGTGTGTCGTTTCGAGCGTTCCGCAGTGTCGTTGAATGGGGTGTTGTTTCATTGGGCATTAAGTTTTCGTTTCAAAGAGTGGAGATCAGGCACGAGCGGCACGAGCACGACGGCCGCCGCGAGGCTTGGGCTTGAAGCCACCGGCGGGGACACCGAGCATGACAGCGCCACCAAGGACGCCAACCTTGCCCGACTCGTAAATGGTAACCTCCTTGCGGTTAGTGTCAATGTAGAAGGCATCGAGACCGTGATCGGAATCTGAAGGCGAGGGAGGGACGGTGAGAGCCGGAGAAGGGAGAGGACCCTCGTGGTCCTGGATCGCCAGTGTGCGGAGGACTACCTCAAGATCGACGTCGGATTCGGTGCCGTCATCCGAGTAGGTCGAGGGTGCGGTGGATCCAGTGGTCATGGACAGCATCGAGTCAACCGATTTGGTCGATGAGCGCGAGGAAGTGCGCGAGTGAGTGTTGATGCGAGGAACAACACGGGCAATAGGAGAGGGCGTGCGGGCACCTGCTTCTCCGGGGGAGGAGGGAATTGGTCGAGAAGCCACGGGGTAATGGGAGAAGGGGGTGGAGGAGAAAAGGGCCGGAATGCGCCCTCGTAAATCGAGAACTCATTCTTGCTCGGTGTCGGCACTCCCCGGGTGCGGGCCTTGGCTGCCTCGAAGAGCACCTTGGAGCCATGGGGTCCACACACCTCAACCTTGCCGGGGTCCACACGGAGCTCCATCTCCTCATTGGCTCTCATTTCGCCGTAGCTCTTCACCAGGGCAGGACCCCAGCAGCCCCATAGCAATCCGACGTCTTCGCATGCTGCCTTGATCACACGTGGTGGGCACTGGGCAGAGATAAACAGTGCTCGCTGGAGTGTTCCCTTCCATGGGCGCGATACATCCCACGTGGCCTGGTAGTGGGCAGCGAGGTGGACCATAAGTCGGATGTGCAGCGCGTCAATGATGCGGTGCTCGACATGCGCAGCCACCAATGGGTTGAGTAGGAACGCAATCGCATGGTTGAGTGCGGTCGTGAGTTGCATAGAGGACATGATACCTGAAGAAATGAGGAGAGGGAAGGGGAAGCGAAGGGACGAGGGGCGAAAGGCGAAAGCGAAGAGCACAAGCCGGAGCACCACACAATTTGAATGTCAGCATCTGCTTTGTGGCTGATGATTGGCGCACAGCGCTAGTTGCGCTGTGCCCAGGGTTGACTCACGAATTTGTCTTGGAGATTAGTGTCGGTCAGGGCCAGAGGCTGTGAACACAGCGAGTGTACTAGGTTGAATGAGAAAGCTTGCGAGTCAATCGAGTGCCGGGCGAATTGGTGCCGAGGGTCTCGGGGGAAATTAGATGCGCAAAATGAGGTGCAGAACTGAGCAAGGGAGCACAAGCCGAATCAGTATCGATACTTATACCATCGACATCATGGCTGCACAGCAACAGACGCATGTACATGCGGATGTAACACGGCATCGACATGCCACTCACCGCGGAAAATCAAGCTGAAATCTGGAGATCGTGAGGCGGGTTCGTAGCGTCGCAGGCACAGGCCGTTTACAGATGGAATAAGTCCAGAGTCGAGACGACAGGCCGAAGAGGTCGTGGGCGGGAGCAAAGCGCACAATGATCAAGCTCCAGGTAAGTGATGGGAAACAGGAACGTGCCGAGCCGGGACCTACCAAACAGGGTCGAGCCGAACGGAAATTTGCAGACTGAAGCGAGGCGATAGAGTAATGTCCGATAGAATTAAGACAACAGATCACAAATCAAAACAGAACACTGCGGGGTCGTTTCGTTGGTCGAGAGAGATAGAGAAAGTTGCGCTGAGGGGCTGGCCGTCAGGATGAGGATCGGCAGCTCCACATTTCATTGTTTAAGTATGCTCTCGACTCCGACGGTGTACCTTGGAAGATCGACGGAGCAAAGGAGCGTAGACCGGCGGTTCCCCCATGTTCATTCCAATCAGCCCATACATACAACTATTACTTCAATTGTCATTCAACCCTTGAACAATGGAGGTTTTGAAAAGTCATGGAACCACATAGCCCTCTGTTTGTTTGTCTAATTGAAAGGTGATCTGTTTGGCCGACATTTGTCTATTAGGGTTTATTCCTCTCCTTTGTTGGCTACGATAGCAACGGATCGGCCCTCTGGGCTCTTACTTGACAGGTTCTTCATAGAGCACATCTGTTCGACCATTCGAGAATCACCTCACAGTTTGCCAATACCCTATTGACTTCACAACATCATCAACCATTGATACATTCCAGGCTTAGCTTTGTGTGAAGATCAAGAATATTGAACTGTTGAACGACTTCATTTTCCAATCCTTGGCTCCGGCGACTGGCACTTCACCCCCAACCAagactgaaacaagctgtATGCATGATGGACACCTCGTGTGCACGGGTGGTGCAAGTCGTGTATCGGCTAGTAGCAACACGATGCGAGAACCAGTTCATTATTAAGATCCAGAAGTAAGCATACCATCAATCCAACGCTGTTCAAACTCCCTCGAACAAACTTCAACTTGACCACACAGGTCTTGGCTCATCCTCACATCAAATCAACCTTGTAGCATTTGAATGCCAATTCAACCATCGGTGGAACGCAAGTAAATGAAAAGAAACTACAAGTGCAAATGATAAAGCGGTAGGGATGAGGAGCGTCGGAGACAATAGTGTTACAGTCAAAATAACCACTTATGCCTTTCGGCGGAACGAACACCCTGATTGGATACTCAATTAGTAAAATTCCCGATTTGGTAGGCGAATGAATGCGCACCCTCAGTCAATCGCGCCTTACCACCAGTAGGCTGGCACAAGACAGTTGCACAGGAGCTGCACATAACGACAGTCTGCGCGTGCGAGAAAACAGTCGTAATGGCAAAGCATCCTGATTAGGAAATTATCAATATAAATTTATAGGATTCCTTGCCACGACTAAAACTTACCAGGGCACTTAACGTCCATAAAGTAAGAGTTGGGCGACTGTACCAGTCGCTTAAGCTTGTGTTGCTTCTTCTCGTGCTCGTGCGAGGGGTTAAGGAGATCGACTGCGAGAGTCTAGAAGGATTGGATGAGCACATTGGTCGCGTGAAGGGTTTCGTCACAAAATCTGACGAGCGACACGCAGGTCAAGCACAAGTAAATACATACCATAGCTTTTAGATGGTGGATGTTTTACGAAATTTTTGGTTTAGTGAGGGAGCGACGAGCGAAGCCTATGCGACGGCGATGGTCACGGTGAGATCCACAAATTCTGTTGATGATGGTCTGTGCACCTGCTTGTGTAGGGCCGGTCATCTTTATCAGCTCAAAGGTGCCCAGGGTAAACTCCGGACTCCACGTGACACCGAAGGCCTTCCCTGTATCGCGAGGAGATCTATTGGTCGATCGATATGGTACCCAGACAACACTTGTCTAATCTAAAGTCGGCATATACCCCGTGCGTGACTTGAACCCGTTGAGCTCTCACGTAGCCTGGGAGTCCTATATAGCCAATCTCGCTCCCTTGATTCGCCTTATCCTTCCCCAACTCATCACGGCATCTCATTCAGACGATCCAAGAACATGCTTTGTAGATTCGCGCGTTCATCGACCCGCCCGGTGATCACTCGAGGCCTTGTTCGAGGCCACGCGACAGCGGTGTCCCTCCGACAGCGGAAAAGACCGATGAAGGATTAAACTTACGCAACTCGTGGGCAAAGAGTGAGATCAGCGATATCTATCATGGACCGCTTTTGGATCTCGTCTTTCGGGCCGCAGCGGTTCATCGAAAGCATTTTGATCCCAGTAAAATACAAATGTGCACCTTGATGAACATCAAAAGTGAGTCACTAGGGTAACTCAGATGCGGCGTAGCCAAGTTTATTTATTGTGATGCAGCTGGAGGATGCACAGAGGATTGCTCATACTGTTCTCAATCATCCCGCTACTCTACCCCAACCGAAGCTTCGCGGCTGCTCCAAAATGAGCCTGTGATTCAAGCAGCTCTCAAGGCAAAGGAAAACGGAAGCACGCGATTCTGTATGGGCGCAGCATGGAGGGACTTGCAAGGGCGTAAATCAGGCTTCAATCGGATCTTGGAAATGGTCCGTGAAATTCGGTAAGTCTCGTTGGAGTCACCATGTGATACATGGCTATATTAAACAAT from Rhizoctonia solani chromosome 16, complete sequence includes the following:
- a CDS encoding ribosomal protein S27; its protein translation is MTLAVDLLNPSHEHEKKQHKLKRLVQSPNSYFMDVKCPGCFAITTVFSHAQTVVMCSSCATVLCQPTGGKARLTEGCSFRRKA